From the Luteolibacter arcticus genome, one window contains:
- a CDS encoding phage terminase large subunit family protein — translation MNVAIHDIARHWFSVFDPPARMTVSQCALTYRFLSPESCSNPGKYTLDFTPYAEEWMDSVNDPAATGTILMVASQLGKTEVVNNVVLYFIIIEPAPILVVQPTEALGESWSKERFAPMIRDTPELQGKVADARSRDSGNTILHKTFPGGNLAVAGANAPSGLASRPRRVVLCDEEDRYPISAGTEGDPVSLAIRRTETFWNAVVFETSTPTVKGLSRIEKRYEESDQRRWWCPCPRCGHSQTLKWAQVRYEAEDGSDAWYQCEHPACEAHLTDEERRKMVRAGRWVATFPHRTLRGYHLNGIANLFRHKKGYKSRLHQMVADHLSAKKKGKAALRTWVNTFLAETWEDEGEKPAWEPLLARRENWGEFPAGGLVITAGVDIQGDRVEVEIVAWGEGEESWSLQHRFIIGSFHSPGVQESLDDILGQKWRHPLSGVELEVTATLIDSGNKPKSVYAYTKRRASRRIFAVKGKGGPGLPVVSRPTKQGVERALLFTVGTDTVKDTIYSRLTLADLGPGYMHFPSERPEDWFRQLVSETKVTRYKDGVPYSKFENPSNSRNEALDMRVYAIGALGLLNVNWARLKAAIIPPVVEKPDDKKPAPAEKPKRAPRRSSGFVNQW, via the coding sequence ATGAACGTCGCCATCCACGACATCGCGCGGCACTGGTTTTCGGTATTCGATCCGCCGGCCCGGATGACGGTCAGCCAGTGCGCGTTGACCTACCGTTTCCTCTCGCCGGAATCCTGCTCGAACCCCGGGAAATACACTCTCGATTTCACTCCCTACGCCGAGGAGTGGATGGACTCGGTGAACGATCCGGCCGCGACGGGCACTATTCTCATGGTTGCCTCGCAGCTTGGGAAAACCGAGGTCGTCAACAACGTCGTCCTTTACTTCATCATCATCGAGCCGGCGCCCATCCTTGTCGTGCAACCGACGGAAGCGCTCGGCGAGTCCTGGTCGAAGGAGCGGTTTGCGCCGATGATCCGCGACACGCCCGAGCTGCAGGGGAAGGTTGCCGACGCGAGGTCTCGCGACTCGGGAAACACCATCCTCCACAAGACATTCCCCGGCGGGAATCTCGCGGTCGCCGGTGCCAATGCTCCCTCTGGACTGGCCAGCCGCCCGCGCCGCGTGGTGCTGTGCGATGAGGAAGACCGCTATCCGATCTCCGCCGGCACCGAAGGCGACCCGGTGTCGCTCGCCATCCGGCGGACGGAAACCTTCTGGAATGCGGTCGTGTTCGAAACCTCGACGCCGACGGTCAAGGGGCTGTCGCGGATTGAGAAGCGATACGAGGAATCCGACCAGCGCCGGTGGTGGTGCCCATGCCCGAGGTGCGGGCATTCGCAAACGTTGAAGTGGGCGCAGGTGCGGTACGAGGCCGAGGACGGTTCGGACGCCTGGTATCAGTGCGAGCACCCGGCCTGCGAAGCTCACCTGACCGACGAGGAGCGACGGAAGATGGTGCGCGCCGGCCGGTGGGTCGCGACCTTTCCTCATCGGACGCTCCGCGGCTACCACCTGAACGGGATCGCGAACCTGTTCCGGCACAAGAAGGGCTACAAGTCGCGGCTTCACCAGATGGTCGCCGACCACCTGTCCGCGAAGAAGAAGGGCAAGGCGGCATTGCGCACGTGGGTGAACACGTTCCTTGCCGAGACGTGGGAAGATGAAGGCGAGAAGCCAGCTTGGGAGCCACTGCTCGCACGGCGGGAGAACTGGGGCGAGTTCCCCGCGGGCGGACTGGTCATCACGGCCGGCGTGGACATCCAAGGCGACCGGGTCGAGGTGGAGATCGTCGCATGGGGCGAAGGGGAAGAGTCGTGGTCGCTTCAACACCGCTTCATCATCGGCAGCTTTCACTCGCCAGGCGTTCAGGAGTCGCTCGACGACATTCTCGGGCAGAAGTGGCGGCACCCGCTTTCGGGCGTGGAGCTCGAAGTGACCGCGACGTTGATCGACTCGGGCAACAAGCCGAAGTCGGTCTATGCCTACACCAAGCGCCGGGCCTCGCGGCGGATCTTCGCGGTGAAGGGCAAAGGCGGTCCAGGCCTGCCGGTCGTTTCGAGGCCCACAAAGCAAGGCGTCGAGCGGGCGCTTCTGTTCACCGTCGGCACCGACACGGTCAAGGACACGATCTATTCGCGGCTGACCTTGGCCGATCTCGGCCCGGGCTACATGCACTTTCCATCGGAGCGGCCGGAAGACTGGTTCCGTCAGCTCGTTTCCGAAACGAAGGTCACCCGCTACAAGGACGGTGTGCCATACTCAAAATTCGAGAACCCGAGCAACTCGCGGAACGAAGCGCTCGACATGCGGGTCTATGCGATCGGCGCGCTCGGGTTGCTCAATGTGAACTGGGCGCGGCTCAAGGCTGCGATCATTCCGCCGGTGGTGGAGAAGCCCGACGACAAGAAGCCAGCACCGGCGGAAAAGCCGAAGCGCGCGCCGCGGCGATCAAGCGGCTTCGTGAATCAATGGTGA
- a CDS encoding phage portal protein codes for MNSWTKLARRLLLLDRKKDGQRDVFEGAKGGRLNADWIVAPLSADSALQGRLNILRDRARDLERNNEWIRGFLRTLENNVLGETGISLQMRVREQNGRLDEIANQTIENAWYQWGRVGRCTLNRRQSWRDVQKIVVRSIARDGEVLVRMIRQRAGLRLQVLEADLLDLDYNATLDGGNEVRFGVEFGRDREVLAYHLLDRHPGDTMPGAATFRRRTRVPVGELLHLFIEERCDQTRGFPWIVASMKGLRMLDGYSEAELVAARTAASKMGFFTRKSPGDNYEGPKDGNGDFRMDASPGVMEELPEGLEFQAWDPQHPNQGFGDFIKSRLRGVAASLGVSYNTLTSDLEGVNYSSIRAGLLEEREVWKALQRWLIEHFCEVVFEAWLELELLSGRLGLPISKMWKFNVPEFRGRRWQWVDPKKDIEAAILGIRAGITSQRDVIAEGGGDRYDVFTAQASDKEEAAKLGLSFPALAGADAESDSTEALKRFLDLYGVGVRAGTITPQVEDEEAVRRLVGLSGLSSSAKKLWSTQGNVRQPITLLVPEAPKPPSAPKED; via the coding sequence GTGAATTCTTGGACGAAACTGGCGCGCCGACTTCTTCTGCTCGATCGAAAGAAAGACGGGCAGCGCGATGTCTTCGAAGGCGCGAAGGGCGGGCGGCTCAATGCCGACTGGATCGTCGCGCCGCTGTCGGCTGACTCCGCGCTTCAAGGTCGCCTGAACATCCTCCGCGACCGAGCCCGCGACCTCGAGCGGAACAACGAATGGATCCGCGGCTTCCTGCGCACGCTGGAAAACAACGTGCTCGGTGAAACCGGCATCTCGTTGCAGATGCGCGTCCGCGAGCAAAACGGCCGGCTCGACGAGATCGCGAACCAGACCATCGAGAACGCATGGTATCAGTGGGGCCGCGTCGGTCGCTGCACGCTCAACCGCCGGCAGTCGTGGCGCGATGTCCAGAAGATCGTCGTCCGCTCGATCGCCCGCGACGGCGAGGTGCTGGTTCGGATGATTCGACAGCGCGCCGGGCTGCGCCTCCAGGTGCTGGAAGCTGACCTGCTCGATCTCGATTACAACGCGACGCTCGACGGCGGGAACGAAGTCCGCTTCGGCGTGGAGTTCGGCCGCGACCGCGAGGTGCTCGCGTACCACCTCCTCGATCGCCATCCCGGCGACACGATGCCAGGCGCTGCGACCTTCCGCCGCCGGACCCGCGTTCCCGTTGGCGAACTGCTGCACCTCTTCATCGAAGAACGTTGCGACCAGACGCGCGGCTTCCCGTGGATCGTCGCATCCATGAAGGGCCTGCGCATGCTCGACGGCTACAGCGAGGCCGAGCTTGTTGCCGCGCGCACCGCCGCTTCGAAGATGGGCTTCTTTACTCGCAAGTCGCCGGGCGACAACTACGAGGGGCCGAAGGATGGAAACGGGGATTTCCGAATGGATGCCTCCCCGGGCGTGATGGAAGAACTACCCGAGGGGCTGGAGTTCCAAGCGTGGGATCCGCAGCACCCCAACCAAGGATTCGGCGACTTCATCAAGTCCCGCCTCCGCGGAGTGGCAGCATCGCTCGGCGTGAGCTACAACACTTTGACCAGCGACCTCGAGGGCGTGAACTACAGCTCGATTCGCGCCGGCCTGCTGGAAGAGCGCGAGGTGTGGAAGGCACTGCAACGCTGGCTGATCGAGCACTTTTGCGAAGTCGTGTTCGAAGCGTGGCTTGAGCTCGAACTCTTATCGGGTCGGCTCGGTCTCCCGATCTCGAAGATGTGGAAATTCAACGTGCCGGAGTTCCGCGGCCGTCGCTGGCAATGGGTCGATCCGAAGAAGGATATCGAGGCTGCAATCCTCGGCATCCGCGCGGGCATCACTTCCCAGCGCGATGTGATCGCGGAGGGTGGCGGCGACCGTTACGACGTCTTCACCGCTCAGGCGTCCGACAAGGAAGAGGCGGCAAAGCTCGGTCTTTCGTTCCCGGCATTGGCGGGTGCCGACGCTGAATCCGATTCGACTGAGGCGCTGAAGCGGTTCCTCGATCTCTATGGCGTCGGCGTTCGCGCTGGAACGATCACGCCACAGGTTGAAGACGAGGAAGCGGTCCGCCGTCTTGTCGGACTCTCAGGCCTTTCGTCCTCGGCCAAGAAGCTCTGGTCGACCCAAGGCAATGTTCGTCAGCCAATCACGCTGCTGGTGCCAGAAGCGCCGAAGCCCCCATCGGCTCCGAAGGAGGATTGA
- a CDS encoding phage major capsid protein yields MKPRCTNPDILVREALTSGQELRREFELDRAAVDEQARTVALSFSSEAAVERYFGIEILDHATGSIRLGRMENGAALLVNHDRGDQVGVVESVTIGQDRRGRAVVRFGRSARANEIFQDVVDGIRRLVSVGYRVHRTETTQTGGVETVRVVDWEPFEISLVSIPADDSVGVGRGESEPSRGPNNNSPTTHVNRAQIIAALRAANIAFRDEMTDDELRALLPANTQPAPAPAAQRQADPAPAPAPASVVVTREAPPAPSVQDAIAAERQRVAGINALADQMRSNGVIVDASRALGDGSNVEAFRAVAFEALLTQRNTSYSPGLPGPSRGEVRDMDRFDLAVALRSMAEGTPLTGIERELLQEGVHEARAAGIQNPGTLMLPSMFVRRGQRDLTATGTTSVAGDQGGMTVQTNRVGLLDDFFNASVIRQLGATVLTGLVGNLELPRLVAGTAPTKKAENASADEVTPTTANLALTPKRLPAFIDISQQLLMQSSVAIESMIRMHLTNQMLAVQEAAFFHGGGTSEANGIAGTSGIGSVAGGTNGAAPTYAHLIALESAIDTQNALGGSLRYATNGQIRAKLKQTPKQASGVEGNFILTDLAPNMLNGYRSEFTNAISRTLTKGSANAVASAIFFGNFVDYIVGYWGGLSLELIRDSANAKLGMYTLVANTYYDGGVVRPKSFAAMLDALGA; encoded by the coding sequence GTGAAGCCGCGCTGCACCAATCCCGATATCCTTGTTCGTGAGGCGCTCACCTCCGGCCAAGAGCTTCGCCGCGAGTTCGAATTGGACCGCGCCGCAGTGGATGAACAAGCGCGCACCGTCGCGTTGTCTTTCAGCTCCGAAGCTGCCGTTGAGCGCTATTTCGGGATCGAGATCCTTGATCACGCCACGGGCTCCATCCGCCTTGGCCGGATGGAGAATGGCGCGGCACTGCTGGTCAACCATGACCGCGGCGATCAGGTCGGCGTCGTCGAGAGCGTGACCATCGGACAGGACCGGCGCGGCCGGGCTGTCGTGCGCTTCGGCCGCAGTGCGCGGGCCAATGAGATTTTCCAGGACGTCGTCGATGGCATCCGCCGATTGGTTTCGGTCGGCTATCGCGTGCATCGGACGGAGACCACTCAGACCGGCGGTGTGGAAACCGTGCGGGTCGTCGATTGGGAGCCCTTCGAAATCAGCCTGGTGAGCATCCCTGCCGACGACTCCGTCGGGGTCGGTCGGGGTGAATCTGAACCGTCCCGCGGTCCTAACAACAACTCACCTACTACCCACGTGAACCGTGCCCAAATCATCGCCGCCCTCCGCGCGGCCAATATCGCCTTTCGCGATGAAATGACCGACGACGAGCTTCGCGCTCTGCTGCCGGCCAATACCCAGCCCGCTCCGGCACCCGCCGCACAGCGCCAGGCTGATCCCGCTCCCGCCCCGGCGCCCGCTTCGGTGGTCGTCACCCGCGAAGCGCCTCCCGCTCCGTCCGTTCAGGATGCGATCGCCGCCGAACGCCAACGCGTTGCCGGCATCAACGCCCTTGCCGACCAGATGCGCAGCAACGGCGTGATCGTCGATGCGAGCCGCGCCCTTGGCGATGGTTCCAACGTCGAAGCCTTCCGCGCCGTCGCCTTCGAAGCGCTGCTGACCCAGCGCAATACCAGCTACAGCCCGGGACTGCCCGGCCCGAGCCGCGGCGAAGTCCGCGACATGGACCGCTTCGACCTCGCTGTCGCTCTTCGTTCCATGGCTGAAGGCACGCCGCTTACCGGCATCGAGCGCGAGCTTCTACAGGAAGGCGTGCACGAAGCCCGTGCGGCCGGCATCCAGAACCCCGGCACGCTCATGCTTCCGAGCATGTTCGTTCGCCGTGGGCAACGTGACCTCACCGCGACCGGAACCACCTCCGTTGCGGGCGACCAAGGCGGCATGACGGTACAGACGAATCGCGTCGGCTTGCTCGACGACTTCTTCAACGCCTCGGTGATTCGCCAGCTCGGCGCGACCGTGCTGACCGGCCTCGTGGGCAACCTCGAACTCCCTCGCTTGGTCGCCGGCACCGCCCCGACCAAGAAGGCCGAAAACGCGAGCGCCGACGAAGTCACCCCGACTACTGCCAACCTTGCCCTGACGCCGAAGCGCCTCCCTGCGTTCATCGACATCAGCCAGCAGCTCTTGATGCAGTCGAGCGTGGCGATCGAGTCCATGATCCGCATGCACCTGACCAATCAGATGCTCGCGGTTCAAGAGGCTGCGTTCTTCCACGGCGGCGGCACCAGTGAGGCAAACGGCATTGCCGGAACCTCCGGCATCGGCAGCGTGGCGGGCGGCACCAACGGCGCAGCCCCGACGTATGCCCACCTCATCGCGCTTGAATCCGCGATCGACACCCAGAACGCGCTTGGCGGATCGCTCCGCTACGCGACCAACGGCCAGATCCGCGCGAAGCTCAAGCAGACGCCGAAGCAGGCATCGGGTGTGGAAGGCAACTTCATCCTGACGGACCTCGCTCCGAACATGCTGAACGGTTACCGCTCGGAGTTCACCAACGCGATCAGCCGGACCCTGACCAAGGGCTCCGCGAATGCTGTCGCCTCGGCGATCTTCTTCGGAAACTTCGTCGACTACATCGTCGGCTACTGGGGCGGCCTGTCCCTCGAGCTGATCCGCGATTCAGCGAATGCCAAGCTGGGGATGTACACCCTCGTTGCGAACACCTACTACGACGGCGGCGTTGTCCGTCCGAAGTCGTTCGCCGCGATGCTCGACGCACTCGGCGCGTAA
- a CDS encoding DUF1353 domain-containing protein, protein MSRAVFPDPIDVRDNGLQGDVRTFRLLAPFTYLSSRGAITVPAGFVTDGASIPRVFWSVLAQFGPWFGAAIIHDWLYSELNLRFTRLQSDDLFKEAMFNAGLDWPRREMIYRAVRWFGGRSFKGSKP, encoded by the coding sequence ATGAGCCGCGCCGTTTTCCCTGATCCCATCGACGTCCGCGACAACGGCCTGCAGGGCGACGTCCGGACATTCCGCTTGCTCGCGCCCTTCACCTACCTGTCGAGCCGCGGGGCGATCACGGTGCCGGCCGGTTTCGTGACCGACGGAGCGTCGATCCCGCGGGTCTTCTGGTCGGTGCTCGCGCAGTTCGGCCCGTGGTTCGGCGCGGCGATCATTCACGACTGGCTCTATTCCGAGCTCAACCTCCGCTTCACGCGCCTGCAGTCCGACGACCTCTTCAAGGAGGCGATGTTCAACGCTGGTCTGGACTGGCCTCGCCGCGAGATGATTTACCGCGCCGTCCGATGGTTCGGCGGGCGCAGCTTCAAAGGTTCCAAGCCATGA